The genomic stretch CGGCAAGGCGCAGACCGAGGATGGCTACCCGACGCTCTACGTCGACGCCATCCGCGGCGGCGTCACCGGCATCTACCGCTCCACCGACACGGGAGCCACCTGGGACAAGATCTGCGACTACCCCCTCGGCCTCTTCGAGTGGGTCAACTCGATCGACGGGGACAAGGAAGTCTTCGGCAAAGTCTACCTCGGCTTCGCCCAGGCCGGTTTCGCCTACGGCGCGCTCAAAGAGCAGTCCAATCCCTGAACTTCCTTTGCCCGACGGATACGACGCATCCCAAATCTGAAAGATTTTTGAGAACTCCACACGATCCAGGAATATCTGCGTCTGAGAACCCTTGAATATGCATCATGTCGACGCCCTATATCGACCGATTGTCCTGAAACGAGACATCCATTCGGACGGTCGGCATATGCAGTGCCGCTTTGACGAATCCCACAGGCAAATGATAGGAGCCAAAGAAACAGCCGAAACGTCTGCGGCAACAGCGAAGCGATTTGGTTTGGGGAAAAGAACGGTGAGCGCGTGGTGGAAAACCTAGTCCCCCTTCCGATCGATACAATCGACGATCCCCCTCGTATTCGATCTATTTTCATCCGCAGGAAACTGGGCAACTCTAGGCGTCCGTGGATGTCGCCAATGACATAAGTGACGGCTGGGATCAAACTAGCCAACCGGGCTTGGATCCTGATAACTGTGCGAGGCCATTCCCTCTCTTCTCATGGCAGGCGCGAGTGGAAAATCGGAATCAAGCTGCGGACTCAGGTCACATTATGGGTTGATTTTGATACTCTCGGCCACGTTATGCCTTAAAGCAGGCAAGATTCGTTTTTGACCCTCAGAGAAGAGAATGCCAGATTATGGGTGAATGCCTGGCCAAATTACGAGTAAGGCTCATCCGGCTCCCTCAAGCCGCCGCAAACACAACCGCAACCGCCAGCACCGGTGCCGGCGGTTACTTGCCCTGCTCGATTTCGGCCCACTCGGCGGGGGAGAGGCGGAGGGCGACGGCGGCGACGTTCTCTTCCAGATGGGCGAGCGAGGAGGTTCCCGGGATCGGGAGCATCGCGGGGGAGCGCTGGAGCAGCCACGCGAGGGCCAATTGGCCGATCGTCGCGCCGTGCCGCTGCGCCGCCTGGTCGAGCTTCCCGCCCGGCTTCACCAGATCGCCCCCGGCGATGGGGAACCACGGGATGAAACCGACGCCTTTCTTTTCGCACCAGTCGACGACGTCCTCGTGCTTGCGGTCGCCGAGGTTGTAGAGATTCTGGACGCTGACGATGGGGACGGTCTTCTGCGCCCGCTCGATCTCCTCCACCGTCACCTCGGAGAGGCCGATGTGGCGGATCTTCCCGGCCTGCTGCAATTCCTTCAGCGCGCCGAGCGTTTCCTCGACCGGCACCTGGGGGTCGATCCGGTGGAGTTGATAGAGGTCGATCCGTTCGAGGCGGAGGCGGCGCAGGCTCAGCTCGACGCATTGGCGGAGGTATTCGGGTCGTCCGACGGGGGCCCACTGGCCGGGGCCGGAGCGAGTCAATCCGCCCTTGGTGGCGATGACCAGTCCGGCGGGATAGGGATGGAGGGCCTCGGCGATGAGGACTTCGCTGACTTCGGGGCCGTAGGAATCGGCAGTGTCGATGAAGTCGATCCCCAGCTCGACGGTCCGGCGCAGCACGCGCTTCGCCGCCTCGCGGTCCTTCGGATAGTTCCAGATCCCCTCGCCGGTGATCCGCATCGCGCCGAAGCCGAAGCGGTGGACCGGCATATCGCCGCCGAGGGTGAACGTTCCGCCG from Verrucomicrobium sp. GAS474 encodes the following:
- a CDS encoding aldo/keto reductase, which translates into the protein MNSSSPVVAGGTFTLGGDMPVHRFGFGAMRITGEGIWNYPKDREAAKRVLRRTVELGIDFIDTADSYGPEVSEVLIAEALHPYPAGLVIATKGGLTRSGPGQWAPVGRPEYLRQCVELSLRRLRLERIDLYQLHRIDPQVPVEETLGALKELQQAGKIRHIGLSEVTVEEIERAQKTVPIVSVQNLYNLGDRKHEDVVDWCEKKGVGFIPWFPIAGGDLVKPGGKLDQAAQRHGATIGQLALAWLLQRSPAMLPIPGTSSLAHLEENVAAVALRLSPAEWAEIEQGK